The Citrifermentans bemidjiense Bem genome window below encodes:
- the miaA gene encoding tRNA (adenosine(37)-N6)-dimethylallyltransferase MiaA, which produces MQDKEKKIKVIVLGGPTGSGKSDLAVKLAEEIGGEIVNADSMQVYRRLDIGTAKPSAADLARVPHHLIDILDPNEDFTASDFRREATAAIADIERRGKRAIVVGGTGLYIRALLYGLVDSPTGDPELRRQFDDVPGEELLRRLSLVDPETAARLHPNDRVRLIRALEVYTQTGRPVSAFRSEHAFSDVHYQVLKMAIRVERQELYRRIDLRVEKMLEDGLVEEVRLLLAAGYGHELKALRSIGYKEITAYLAGEMTLDEAVTLIKRDTRRYAKRQMTWFGKENDIYWLEYPGSFATILGHVIEFLA; this is translated from the coding sequence TTGCAGGATAAGGAAAAAAAGATCAAGGTCATCGTCCTTGGAGGCCCCACCGGTTCCGGCAAGAGCGACCTCGCGGTGAAGCTGGCGGAAGAGATCGGCGGAGAAATCGTCAATGCGGACTCGATGCAGGTCTATCGCAGGCTCGATATCGGGACGGCGAAGCCCTCCGCTGCAGACCTGGCCCGCGTCCCCCACCACCTGATCGATATTCTCGATCCGAATGAGGATTTCACCGCCTCGGATTTCAGGCGCGAGGCCACCGCAGCCATCGCCGACATCGAGCGCAGAGGGAAAAGGGCCATTGTCGTCGGCGGGACCGGGCTGTACATTCGCGCGCTGCTATACGGCTTGGTGGACTCTCCCACAGGTGACCCGGAATTGCGCCGGCAGTTCGATGACGTGCCGGGCGAGGAACTGCTGAGGCGTCTGTCGCTGGTCGACCCGGAGACTGCGGCGCGCCTGCACCCAAACGACAGGGTTCGCCTGATAAGGGCGCTGGAGGTGTACACGCAGACCGGGCGCCCGGTTTCGGCTTTCCGCTCGGAACATGCCTTCTCCGATGTTCACTACCAAGTGCTCAAAATGGCGATCCGGGTGGAGCGGCAGGAACTGTACCGCCGCATAGACCTCAGGGTTGAGAAAATGCTCGAGGATGGGCTGGTCGAAGAGGTTCGCTTGCTGCTGGCTGCGGGGTACGGGCATGAGTTGAAAGCTTTGCGCTCAATCGGCTATAAGGAAATAACCGCTTATCTGGCAGGGGAAATGACGCTGGATGAAGCAGTTACCCTCATAAAAAGAGACACGAGGCGCTACGCCAAACGGCAGATGACATGGTTCGGCAAGGAAAATGATATTTATTGGCTTGAATATCCCGGAAGTTTTGCTACTATCCTTGGACATGTGATTGAATTTCTTGCGTAA
- a CDS encoding DUF512 domain-containing protein: MSGLIVDRVMPGSIADELEIEPGDRLISVNGHPLRDVIDYNYYSADDLLDLELEKGDGELWELEVEREEGEPLGLSFEAPLPARCGNNCVFCFVHQLPKGLRGPLYVKDEDYRLSFLYGNYVTLANIGRAELDRIKEQRLSPLYISVHATEPKLREELLGKSGILPILDVMKELAEARITMHTQVVLCPGWNDGEAFARTVEDLASMYPAVASLAVVPVGLTEHRKHLPPLAPLTREFAASFIEEWSGKARLLEERLGEPFLFLADEFYIKGEIPFPSLESYGDLPQLENGVGMIPLFLSEAEQVLEDAEPVPGARVTVVSGESPYNYLAGFLAQLSTATGASVVAVAVKNRLFGPSVTVTGLVCGRDIISALKGVELGDLVLVPDVMLKEGEGVFLDDLTVDDLERELGKTVQVVESTPYGIYDALADMRE; this comes from the coding sequence ATGTCAGGCCTTATTGTCGACAGGGTGATGCCGGGAAGCATCGCCGATGAACTTGAGATCGAGCCGGGAGATCGGCTCATATCGGTGAACGGGCACCCGCTGCGCGACGTCATTGATTACAACTACTATTCGGCGGACGACCTGCTCGATCTCGAACTCGAAAAGGGGGACGGCGAGCTTTGGGAACTGGAGGTGGAGCGGGAGGAAGGTGAACCGCTGGGCCTCTCCTTCGAGGCTCCTCTTCCGGCGCGCTGTGGCAACAACTGCGTCTTCTGCTTCGTACACCAGCTCCCCAAGGGGCTGCGCGGCCCGCTCTACGTCAAGGACGAGGATTACCGGCTCTCCTTTCTCTACGGAAATTACGTGACGCTGGCCAACATCGGCCGTGCCGAGCTGGACCGGATCAAGGAGCAGCGCCTGTCGCCGCTCTACATCTCGGTTCACGCCACCGAGCCTAAATTAAGGGAGGAGTTGCTGGGCAAAAGCGGCATCCTCCCCATACTCGACGTCATGAAGGAACTGGCCGAGGCGCGGATAACCATGCATACCCAGGTGGTGCTCTGCCCAGGATGGAACGATGGGGAGGCATTTGCCCGTACCGTCGAGGATCTGGCGTCGATGTATCCGGCGGTAGCCTCGCTGGCGGTGGTTCCGGTGGGGCTCACCGAGCACCGGAAGCATCTTCCGCCGCTTGCCCCGTTGACCAGAGAGTTCGCAGCCTCCTTCATCGAGGAATGGAGCGGCAAGGCGCGGCTTCTTGAAGAGAGGCTCGGAGAGCCATTTCTGTTTCTCGCCGACGAGTTTTATATCAAGGGGGAGATTCCCTTCCCATCCTTGGAGAGCTACGGCGATCTGCCACAGTTGGAAAACGGCGTAGGAATGATCCCTCTCTTTCTGTCGGAGGCAGAGCAGGTGCTGGAGGACGCCGAACCGGTGCCGGGCGCGCGTGTCACGGTGGTCAGCGGCGAGTCGCCCTACAACTACCTGGCGGGATTTCTGGCGCAGCTCTCGACAGCGACCGGCGCCTCCGTCGTTGCGGTGGCGGTGAAAAACAGGCTGTTCGGCCCGTCGGTCACTGTGACCGGACTCGTCTGCGGCAGGGACATCATTTCCGCGCTTAAGGGCGTAGAACTGGGAGATCTGGTGCTGGTCCCCGACGTCATGCTTAAGGAGGGGGAGGGGGTATTTCTCGACGACCTGACGGTGGACGACCTGGAGCGGGAGTTGGGGAAGACGGTTCAGGTGGTGGAATCGACCCCCTATGGCATCTATGACGCTTTAGCTGACATGCGGGAGTAG
- a CDS encoding amino acid ABC transporter substrate-binding protein has translation MKKILAILSSLLVLTLAVSAFAADGSFKRVKKEGTLTIGLDDAFPPMGYRNDKGELVGFDIDAAEEVGKRLGIKIKWQPTAWDGVMHALNSKKFDCIWNGMTITDERKKEVAFTKPYKMDGQVAVVRFGEKKFKKLADLKGAKVGVQKGSSAVEAVKKLPAAPAEVREYEDNPKALLDLESKRLDTVVIDDATGRDFIAKRPGKFQIIPGNITKEPFGVAFRKDDVELREAVQKTLDKMVKDGTMAKISKKWFGEDITNPKKWK, from the coding sequence GTGAAAAAGATCTTGGCAATCCTCTCCTCCTTGCTGGTACTCACGCTGGCCGTTTCGGCTTTTGCCGCGGACGGGTCGTTCAAAAGGGTTAAGAAAGAAGGCACCCTTACCATCGGTCTGGACGATGCCTTCCCCCCCATGGGTTACCGCAACGATAAAGGCGAACTCGTAGGCTTCGACATCGACGCCGCGGAAGAAGTAGGCAAGCGCCTGGGGATCAAGATCAAGTGGCAGCCGACCGCCTGGGACGGCGTCATGCACGCGCTCAACTCCAAGAAGTTCGATTGCATCTGGAACGGTATGACCATCACCGACGAGCGCAAGAAGGAAGTTGCCTTCACCAAGCCTTACAAGATGGACGGGCAGGTGGCGGTGGTTCGCTTCGGGGAGAAGAAGTTCAAGAAGCTTGCGGACCTGAAAGGGGCCAAGGTAGGGGTCCAGAAAGGCTCCTCCGCCGTGGAAGCGGTCAAGAAACTCCCGGCAGCACCCGCCGAAGTGCGCGAGTACGAGGACAACCCCAAGGCTCTGCTCGACCTCGAATCCAAGCGTCTTGACACGGTAGTCATCGACGACGCCACCGGCCGCGACTTCATCGCCAAGCGCCCCGGCAAGTTCCAGATCATCCCCGGCAACATCACCAAGGAGCCTTTCGGCGTCGCATTCCGCAAGGATGACGTAGAGCTGCGCGAGGCGGTGCAGAAGACCCTGGACAAGATGGTGAAGGACGGGACCATGGCGAAGATCTCCAAGAAATGGTTCGGCGAGGACATCACCAACCCGAAGAAGTGGAAATAG
- a CDS encoding D-alanyl-D-alanine carboxypeptidase family protein, giving the protein MKKFSSLRVLTLTAGILFAAVCYADAASSPFVHPPSAYLIQVNGHTYKERNAHIRRPPASLTKIMTALIVMERCKLDEVVVVSRGAARETGSRIGLRRGERLTVRDLLAATLMASANDACRALADHACGNQRDFVVQMNARARALQLQNTRFTNACGHDNAGLYTTAHDLALLTEKAMQKPYFAELVARKEMRIRTLNSKRSYYLRNKNRLIGRYPGAIGVKTGTTPNAGQCLVAIAEREERKVLLVIMHARNRWRVAPAMLDAAFAADSADIEENPGNTMKATVGD; this is encoded by the coding sequence ATGAAAAAATTTTCATCTTTAAGGGTGCTGACATTGACTGCGGGGATACTATTTGCTGCCGTCTGTTACGCAGACGCAGCCTCCTCACCGTTCGTGCATCCCCCCTCTGCCTACCTTATCCAAGTCAACGGACACACCTACAAGGAAAGAAACGCACACATTCGCCGCCCTCCTGCAAGTCTCACCAAAATCATGACAGCACTGATCGTGATGGAGAGGTGCAAACTTGATGAAGTGGTAGTTGTGAGTCGGGGCGCCGCCAGGGAAACAGGGAGCAGAATTGGCCTTAGGCGAGGCGAAAGGCTGACTGTGCGGGATTTGCTTGCTGCCACGCTCATGGCCTCAGCCAACGACGCCTGCCGCGCACTTGCCGATCATGCCTGTGGCAATCAAAGGGATTTCGTGGTACAGATGAACGCCCGGGCCCGGGCCCTGCAATTGCAAAACACGCGCTTCACCAACGCCTGCGGCCACGACAACGCCGGACTCTATACCACCGCCCACGATCTGGCACTCCTGACCGAGAAGGCGATGCAAAAGCCATACTTTGCAGAACTAGTCGCCAGGAAAGAGATGCGCATCCGCACACTGAACAGCAAGCGCTCCTACTACCTCAGGAACAAGAACCGCCTGATAGGGCGCTATCCAGGTGCAATTGGCGTAAAGACAGGCACGACTCCCAACGCCGGGCAGTGTCTGGTTGCAATAGCCGAGCGTGAAGAGCGCAAAGTGCTGCTGGTTATCATGCACGCCAGAAATCGGTGGCGGGTAGCACCAGCTATGCTCGACGCGGCATTTGCTGCTGATTCCGCAGATATCGAGGAAAATCCAGGCAACACCATGAAGGCAACGGTAGGAGATTAG
- a CDS encoding L,D-transpeptidase family protein codes for MATSPSRHGFTPSLGFASIPLSIILFLIAAALPSLASAATFQKAEGIIGAIQQYIIGKDESLVEVARRFDVGYYSIINANLGIDPFVPKPGTIVTIPTEWIVPRVQSDPDIVVNLAEYRLYLFPQGKFGAVFTFPLGIGDEGAETPLGTYTVIQKITSPSWHVPDSIRHEVPGLPSIVPPGPSNPLGTHALRLSRANILIHGTNRPWGIGRRSSHGCLRLYPEDIATLFELAHIGMSVVVVYQPFKICVRDGKVLIEVHRCRENEPTVGQALKRLYDEGLLAKTDFSKLVRAMLEKKGVPVEVSLAQ; via the coding sequence ATGGCCACCTCTCCATCGCGTCATGGTTTCACTCCTTCTCTCGGTTTCGCATCAATACCTTTATCTATAATCCTCTTTCTAATAGCTGCGGCATTACCTTCCTTGGCCTCCGCTGCCACATTCCAGAAGGCGGAGGGCATCATTGGCGCCATCCAGCAGTACATCATTGGCAAAGACGAGTCCCTGGTAGAAGTAGCGCGACGATTTGATGTCGGCTACTACTCGATCATCAACGCCAATCTTGGCATCGACCCGTTCGTTCCCAAACCGGGAACTATTGTCACCATTCCGACTGAATGGATTGTGCCGCGTGTCCAGAGTGATCCTGACATAGTTGTCAATTTAGCGGAGTACCGCCTGTATCTTTTCCCACAGGGAAAATTTGGCGCCGTTTTTACCTTCCCGCTAGGCATTGGGGACGAAGGTGCTGAAACCCCCTTGGGCACTTACACAGTTATCCAAAAAATAACCAGTCCCTCCTGGCATGTTCCAGACTCAATACGACATGAGGTACCAGGATTGCCGTCAATCGTGCCGCCGGGGCCCAGCAACCCACTGGGCACACATGCGCTACGCCTCTCCCGGGCAAATATCCTCATTCACGGCACTAATAGACCGTGGGGGATTGGCCGCAGGTCAAGCCACGGTTGCCTTCGCCTCTATCCTGAAGACATAGCAACCCTATTCGAACTGGCGCACATTGGTATGAGTGTCGTAGTGGTGTACCAGCCGTTTAAGATCTGTGTACGTGACGGTAAGGTCCTGATCGAAGTACATCGCTGCCGGGAAAATGAACCGACTGTAGGCCAGGCGCTGAAGCGACTCTATGATGAGGGGCTGCTGGCAAAAACAGATTTTTCGAAGTTGGTGCGTGCCATGCTGGAAAAAAAAGGCGTGCCGGTGGAGGTAAGTCTGGCACAGTAA
- a CDS encoding response regulator — translation MAAETKERLGTFKLKRILLVEDNANDAELTMEALAEHNLANEVDIVRDGAEALDYLQQKGKYADSEAGNLAVILLDLKLPKVDGLEVLSVIKADEKLRCIPVVVLTSSREEKDVVESYRLGVNAYVVKPVNFNEFITAVKEIGAFWAIVNEPPPVQHRGGIR, via the coding sequence ATGGCTGCGGAGACTAAGGAGAGGCTGGGTACGTTCAAACTAAAACGTATCCTCCTTGTTGAAGATAATGCTAACGATGCGGAGCTCACGATGGAGGCTTTGGCCGAGCACAATTTAGCGAACGAGGTGGATATTGTCCGTGACGGGGCCGAAGCGCTCGATTACCTTCAGCAAAAGGGAAAATATGCAGACAGCGAAGCTGGGAACCTTGCTGTCATCCTGCTCGATCTCAAGCTGCCTAAGGTGGACGGGCTCGAGGTACTGAGCGTTATCAAGGCGGATGAAAAATTACGGTGCATTCCCGTGGTGGTTCTAACCTCCTCGCGTGAAGAGAAGGATGTAGTGGAAAGCTACCGACTTGGTGTCAACGCTTATGTGGTCAAACCGGTAAATTTCAACGAATTCATTACAGCTGTAAAGGAGATAGGCGCATTCTGGGCCATAGTGAACGAGCCGCCTCCGGTTCAGCACAGAGGTGGGATCAGATGA
- a CDS encoding secondary thiamine-phosphate synthase enzyme YjbQ — protein MKHYRKGLWFQIKSRRGFVNITGDIQEALRESGIKEGLLLCNAMHITASVFINDDESGLHQDLEQWLEGLAPEKPHSRYRHNSGEDNGDAHLKRTIMGREVVVAVTGGKLDLGPWEQVFYGEFDGMRRKRVLIKIIGE, from the coding sequence ATGAAGCATTACCGAAAGGGACTCTGGTTCCAGATAAAGTCCAGGCGCGGCTTCGTAAACATCACCGGTGACATTCAGGAAGCACTGCGGGAAAGCGGGATAAAGGAAGGGCTCCTGCTCTGCAACGCCATGCACATTACAGCCAGTGTCTTCATAAACGACGACGAGTCGGGGCTGCACCAGGATTTAGAGCAATGGTTGGAAGGGCTGGCGCCGGAGAAGCCTCACTCGCGCTACCGGCACAACAGCGGTGAAGACAACGGCGATGCGCATCTCAAGAGGACAATCATGGGGCGGGAGGTTGTTGTTGCAGTCACAGGCGGAAAACTCGACCTGGGGCCCTGGGAGCAGGTGTTTTACGGGGAATTCGACGGAATGCGCAGGAAGCGGGTTTTGATCAAGATCATCGGGGAGTGA
- the hfq gene encoding RNA chaperone Hfq — MPKTPFNIQDQYLNQSRKERVKVLVQLMSGEKLEGHIKSFDNFSVLMEVHGDILIYKHAICSITSVDGVFRLHQ, encoded by the coding sequence ATGCCGAAAACGCCTTTTAACATCCAGGACCAATATCTGAATCAGTCTCGTAAGGAACGCGTAAAGGTTTTGGTGCAATTAATGTCCGGTGAGAAGCTTGAAGGGCACATCAAATCCTTCGACAATTTTTCCGTTCTTATGGAAGTTCACGGCGATATCCTCATTTATAAACATGCTATCTGCAGCATCACCTCAGTAGATGGCGTGTTCCGTCTACATCAGTAA
- the mutL gene encoding DNA mismatch repair endonuclease MutL: protein MATKIRILPENLTNKIAAGEVVERPASVAKELVENALDAGSKEVVVEIESGGRRLIKVSDTGCGMSRDDALLALERHATSKIATDEDLFSLCTLGFRGEALPSVASVSRLTISTRTSDSVEGTEIYAEGGRIKEVKECGMAVGTVISVRNLFFNTPARLKFMKSAETEGGHVGELLTRLAISRPEVRFTYKNDGKVVFRALDADLKERVATMLGRSIASFLYPVSYQEGGLKVSGLVAAPECSRSAGSHLYTYINGRFIKDKVVQHAILQAYRNFLERGRYPVVAVFIEIAPGEVDVNVHPTKHEVRFREQGRVHDAIQNAVESVLKETPWLKRPAVAAVSRPTEKDAAAARAVLEGSQAPLPVTPQPRPALTSEKPVPAPQAQPQQSSISEARVAEVRELLVDFQPRPQPSLRPQYQGSVTSKEALPYAPMAAPVPVREPETAAPEPDPAAAGYFSSLGVIGQFNASYILCQRGTDLVLIDQHAAHERVAFEKLKGQFAGREVDSQGLLFPETMEFSFRESAVLREHLAELARLGFEFEEFGGNTWLLKGVPQVLSATRYVDTIRDILEELGSLSRSRAFSDIQEDLLARIACHSVVRGKRTLSQVEITALFKQMDETDFSSNCPHGRPVMQTLTLAEVEKMFKRI from the coding sequence TTGGCAACGAAGATTCGCATACTCCCTGAGAATTTAACCAACAAGATCGCCGCTGGAGAGGTGGTGGAGCGTCCGGCCTCCGTCGCGAAGGAACTGGTGGAGAATGCACTCGACGCAGGTTCCAAGGAAGTCGTGGTCGAGATAGAGTCGGGTGGCAGGCGGCTCATCAAGGTCTCCGATACCGGTTGCGGCATGTCCCGGGACGACGCCTTGCTCGCCCTGGAACGTCACGCAACCAGCAAGATCGCGACAGACGAAGATCTCTTCTCCCTCTGCACTCTCGGCTTCCGAGGCGAGGCGCTGCCATCTGTCGCCTCGGTTTCCCGCCTCACCATCTCTACCCGGACCAGCGACTCGGTCGAGGGGACGGAGATTTACGCCGAAGGGGGACGGATCAAGGAAGTGAAGGAATGCGGCATGGCGGTCGGGACTGTGATCTCGGTGCGGAATCTTTTCTTCAACACGCCGGCGCGGCTTAAATTCATGAAGAGCGCCGAGACGGAGGGGGGGCACGTCGGGGAGTTGCTGACCCGCCTCGCCATCTCCAGGCCGGAGGTCCGCTTCACTTATAAAAACGACGGCAAGGTGGTGTTCCGTGCGCTGGATGCGGACCTGAAGGAGCGGGTCGCTACTATGCTGGGGCGTTCCATCGCCTCCTTTTTGTACCCCGTTTCCTACCAGGAGGGGGGGCTCAAGGTGAGCGGATTGGTTGCGGCGCCGGAGTGCAGCCGCAGTGCCGGGAGCCATCTCTACACCTACATAAACGGACGTTTCATCAAGGACAAGGTGGTGCAGCACGCCATCCTCCAGGCGTACCGCAACTTCCTGGAGCGCGGACGTTACCCTGTCGTCGCCGTTTTTATCGAGATAGCACCGGGCGAAGTCGATGTGAACGTGCATCCGACCAAGCATGAGGTTCGTTTCCGAGAGCAGGGGCGGGTGCACGACGCCATCCAGAACGCGGTGGAGTCGGTGCTCAAGGAAACGCCGTGGCTAAAGCGCCCTGCAGTCGCAGCAGTATCCCGGCCGACGGAGAAGGACGCGGCAGCGGCGCGAGCAGTCCTGGAGGGGTCGCAAGCTCCGCTGCCCGTGACGCCGCAGCCCCGGCCGGCGCTGACGTCTGAAAAACCGGTTCCCGCACCGCAGGCTCAACCGCAGCAGTCGTCGATCAGCGAAGCGCGGGTGGCAGAGGTAAGGGAGCTCCTGGTGGATTTTCAGCCGAGGCCGCAGCCTTCGCTTCGACCGCAGTATCAGGGATCTGTGACGTCCAAGGAGGCGTTGCCCTATGCCCCCATGGCTGCGCCGGTGCCGGTCCGTGAACCCGAGACGGCGGCGCCTGAACCGGACCCCGCTGCAGCGGGATACTTCTCTTCGCTCGGCGTCATAGGGCAATTCAACGCCTCCTATATCCTCTGTCAAAGAGGGACCGACCTCGTTCTCATCGACCAGCACGCAGCGCACGAGCGGGTCGCGTTCGAAAAGCTGAAAGGGCAGTTCGCCGGGAGGGAGGTGGACAGCCAGGGGCTTCTCTTTCCGGAGACCATGGAATTCTCCTTCCGCGAGTCGGCCGTATTGCGGGAACACCTGGCGGAGCTTGCCCGCCTGGGGTTCGAGTTCGAAGAGTTCGGGGGGAATACCTGGCTGTTGAAGGGAGTCCCGCAGGTGCTGTCGGCGACGCGGTATGTGGACACGATTCGCGACATACTCGAGGAGCTGGGAAGCCTCAGCCGCAGCCGCGCCTTCAGCGATATCCAGGAGGACCTGCTCGCTCGCATCGCCTGCCACAGCGTGGTTCGTGGGAAGCGCACCCTGAGCCAAGTGGAGATAACGGCACTCTTCAAGCAGATGGATGAGACCGATTTCTCCAGTAACTGCCCTCACGGCAGGCCGGTGATGCAGACCCTCACGCTCGCCGAAGTAGAGAAGATGTTCAAGAGAATCTAG
- a CDS encoding SpoIIE family protein phosphatase, translating to MTQRLRILHLEDDPMDAELVLMALTAEGLDCEVQVVSRRDEFDKALQRGGMDLILADFALPAFDGMSALAMVRAKLPDLPFVFVSGKLGEEAAIESLKSGATDYVLKSRLSRLGPAVQRALTEATERAKQRQTEKALEVAYAEIEKRAEDYRNLFNSIRDVIVVADHNRTILHVNQPALIDTFGYSSDEVVGESSIILYANEDDFHSTGKEVFDVEGPVDGKLIELNFRRKGGEVFIGELYAMKRLDRHGVVTGNISIFRDISQRKKAEADLRESELRRYQLQLELVYAAEIQAKLLPRSYPNIPGFDVSARCLPAKQVGGDFYDWQQVTPTVFNLTLGDVMGKGMAAAMLMATVRAALHAVTLYNTPAPAVHLAEKALNEDLENSESFVTLFHAQLDSVTRTLSFVDCGHGYVFVRRATGAVETLSPRGLPLGVQGGEVYQEGKVQFEKGDVFVLYSDGLIDANPQLELTHEILAGQIRSEEGALETVDRLIALTRQPDPQPDDITVLVAKFNGD from the coding sequence ATGACGCAGCGATTGCGCATACTGCATCTAGAGGACGATCCGATGGATGCCGAACTCGTCTTGATGGCTCTTACCGCAGAGGGGCTCGATTGTGAGGTCCAGGTGGTGTCGAGGCGGGATGAGTTCGACAAAGCTTTGCAGCGGGGTGGAATGGACCTCATTCTTGCCGACTTTGCGCTCCCTGCCTTTGACGGGATGAGCGCCTTGGCGATGGTCCGGGCCAAGCTTCCTGATCTGCCTTTCGTCTTTGTCTCAGGCAAGCTTGGTGAAGAGGCGGCGATTGAGTCCCTTAAAAGCGGCGCCACCGACTACGTGCTCAAAAGCAGGTTGTCCAGACTGGGGCCAGCGGTACAAAGGGCGCTAACTGAGGCAACGGAGCGCGCGAAGCAACGCCAAACCGAGAAGGCGCTGGAGGTAGCATATGCTGAGATAGAGAAGCGGGCGGAGGACTACCGCAACCTCTTCAACAGCATCAGGGACGTCATCGTGGTGGCTGACCACAACCGGACGATCCTGCATGTCAATCAACCGGCACTCATTGACACGTTTGGCTACAGCTCCGACGAGGTGGTGGGAGAAAGCAGCATCATCCTCTACGCGAATGAGGATGACTTCCACAGCACCGGAAAAGAAGTATTCGACGTGGAGGGACCGGTGGATGGAAAACTCATAGAGCTGAACTTCCGCAGGAAAGGCGGGGAAGTTTTCATCGGCGAACTTTACGCGATGAAAAGGCTGGACCGGCACGGCGTGGTGACCGGCAACATCTCGATCTTCAGGGATATCAGCCAGCGCAAGAAAGCTGAGGCAGATCTCAGGGAGAGTGAACTGCGACGCTACCAACTGCAATTGGAACTGGTTTACGCCGCGGAAATCCAGGCAAAACTATTGCCGCGCAGTTATCCAAATATCCCCGGTTTTGATGTAAGCGCGAGGTGTCTGCCTGCGAAGCAGGTGGGAGGGGATTTCTACGATTGGCAGCAGGTGACCCCCACCGTTTTCAATCTGACTCTTGGTGATGTGATGGGCAAGGGGATGGCGGCGGCCATGCTCATGGCGACCGTTAGAGCGGCACTTCATGCCGTTACGCTGTACAACACACCCGCGCCGGCGGTGCACCTGGCGGAAAAGGCGCTCAACGAGGATCTGGAGAATTCCGAGAGCTTTGTCACCCTTTTCCATGCCCAGCTCGACTCCGTTACACGCACCCTTTCCTTCGTCGATTGCGGTCATGGCTATGTCTTTGTCAGGAGAGCCACTGGCGCGGTGGAGACTCTCTCGCCGAGAGGGCTTCCCCTGGGGGTGCAGGGGGGGGAAGTTTACCAGGAAGGGAAGGTACAGTTTGAAAAGGGGGATGTGTTTGTTCTTTACAGCGATGGGCTCATCGACGCCAACCCGCAGCTCGAGTTGACCCATGAGATACTTGCCGGGCAGATTAGAAGTGAGGAGGGCGCGCTGGAGACTGTGGATCGGCTCATTGCTCTCACTAGGCAGCCTGACCCGCAGCCTGACGACATAACCGTACTGGTGGCAAAATTTAACGGCGACTAA
- a CDS encoding AAA family ATPase, which produces MCKKIFIAATGQHCGKTTISLSLLHLAKKKYARVGFIKPIGPKVFMLDGVEMDMDAALIASVYGMEADRALMSPVVLGKGYTKRYLSGEINPEAPLESIKKACRELEAKNDFLIIEGSGHGGVGSVVGVNNAQVARTLDAPVIMVASGGIGCVIDSVQLNLSLFQQQGADVKLVLVNKLLPNKREETLGFLRSFFESRQQQVAGAFDYSRTLANPTLLDLSKLLKLPLQGDQQGKNRIIHNIQLGAASSQRVIDTLQDSTLLITTSSRDELIVTTSALYNIPAYRQKLAGLVIPGIAPISAISQKILDDSHIPYIRTLQNTAEVFITLSEHVSKMTADDDEKINLIKATAESVFDFDAIDAMSR; this is translated from the coding sequence ATGTGCAAGAAGATATTCATAGCGGCGACCGGGCAGCACTGCGGCAAGACCACCATCAGCCTGTCCTTGCTGCACCTGGCCAAGAAGAAGTACGCCCGCGTCGGATTTATAAAGCCCATAGGGCCCAAGGTTTTCATGCTGGACGGGGTCGAGATGGACATGGACGCTGCGCTGATCGCCTCTGTCTACGGGATGGAAGCTGACCGTGCGCTGATGTCCCCCGTGGTGCTCGGCAAGGGATACACCAAAAGGTACCTCTCCGGCGAGATCAACCCCGAGGCGCCGCTGGAAAGCATCAAGAAGGCGTGCCGCGAGCTTGAGGCCAAAAACGATTTCCTGATCATCGAAGGTTCAGGTCACGGCGGGGTCGGCTCCGTGGTCGGCGTCAACAACGCACAGGTCGCCCGCACCCTGGATGCACCGGTCATCATGGTGGCAAGCGGCGGGATAGGATGCGTCATCGACTCGGTGCAGTTGAACCTTTCGCTGTTCCAGCAGCAGGGAGCGGACGTCAAACTGGTCCTGGTGAACAAGCTCCTGCCGAACAAGCGTGAGGAAACGCTGGGCTTTCTGCGCAGTTTCTTCGAGAGCCGGCAACAGCAGGTAGCCGGAGCGTTCGACTACTCCCGCACCCTGGCGAACCCGACCCTGCTCGACCTTTCCAAGCTGCTGAAGCTGCCCCTTCAAGGGGACCAGCAGGGAAAGAACCGCATCATCCACAACATCCAGTTAGGCGCAGCATCCTCCCAGCGTGTCATCGACACCTTGCAGGATTCGACGCTTCTCATCACCACCAGTTCCCGCGACGAATTGATAGTTACCACATCGGCACTCTACAATATCCCCGCCTACCGGCAGAAGCTGGCCGGCCTGGTGATCCCCGGCATCGCCCCCATCTCCGCCATCAGCCAAAAGATTCTGGACGACAGCCATATCCCCTACATCAGGACGCTGCAGAACACCGCCGAGGTCTTCATAACCCTCTCCGAGCACGTCTCCAAGATGACCGCTGACGACGATGAGAAGATCAACCTGATCAAGGCGACCGCCGAAAGCGTCTTCGACTTCGACGCCATCGACGCCATGAGCCGTTAA